Genomic DNA from Setaria italica strain Yugu1 chromosome V, Setaria_italica_v2.0, whole genome shotgun sequence:
AAGGCGTAGCAACTTATCTCGAAGTGCATTACAGCTTCGCCAACTACAAGATGCCAAGATCATAGCGTCATTGCTGTCCATTTTGATGCGACGATGCGATGTATCCCGAACTATATTGCTGATGATCGATGAGCGCAGTATACTTATATGACGACAATGAGTACAGCTGGTTTCCACGATAATTCGGAGCCTCCAGCCAGACACGGCTACGTATACCGGTATCCAGATGAGGACGGGTTGGCGGGGGAAGCGGGGGATCGAGGAGGAGAAACACGCACACGGCGATGGCGTCCCCTGGTGAATGGGATCCAGCGCGGCACCAACCTTTACAGTATACGCTGCTGTTTGCTAGCCCACTACTCCTGCTAGGCTGCTTTGATCTAAGATGCATGGCACCAGTACTTGTCACCGCACTCCATTTTGGACCAGCGCGCTGAATTGCCGACACCAGCTAGGACGACCATGGATATCAGGATATGCATGGGATTCCAGTTCCACAAACCACACAACACTTAGCCGCCTCTACTAGTCAAACACGCCTAACACGTGTCTttgcccaaaaaaaaaatccggtCAAGGATGTGGGCCCTCATGGCAATAATGTGCATCATATGCCATGTTCCCATCTGGACGCCCCCGGCCTATATATAGAGAGGCGCCCCATGGTGGTGTGCCTCAGCAGCGCAGTGCCAGTGACAACTCAAAAGAGCCTTGTTGCTCCAAGCTAAGTGTCGGCAGCAAGCAGCGTGGGGAGAAGATGAAGATCAGCAGCACCGTCCTGGCCATCCTGGTTCTCCAGGCCGTCCTGGTCTCAGCAGCCATGGCGGAATCAAACGGTAGGCACTAGTACTACTCTAGCTAGCTCTCTATGCTGTAGATTTGTTCATATATATCTGTGCGCGCGTGCGTGACCTGATTGCGAACACGAATACAGGCTTGGGCGCGAGCGCGAAGAAGTCGTGCTGCAACTCCTGCACCAGCTGGTCGGGGGTGTACACCTGCGACGACCTGCTGACCAAGTGCGCCGCCACCTGCCAGAACTGCGCCGCCGTGCCCACCGACAAGGGCACCCGCTACAGGTGCCGCGACTTCCTCCCCGAGGGATGCCCCTGCAAGGCCAACTGATCGATCCATCGGTCGAGCtcgttgcaacttgcaagacaTCAATAATCCGTTGCTGTTTttccatgtgtgtgtgtgtctctgATCTTCTCGGTCGAGATGCATAGAATAAGATTAAGTCAGGCGCGCTAGCGTCTTGCTGTACTACTACTGTTAGTTCATTCTCGACAACGCTCGTGGATTTAATAAAGCCTTTTGTTTTGCGATGATCCATGCTTATGGCTTCTTCTCGAGTACTCTCTCCGTTCTTAAACGAATAATGGTTagtaggacaagctaattaggtTATCCtaaatttcaatttttttggtGCACCTATCTCGATCTACACTCTACTTACAAACAAAATTAAGTAATCTTTACGGTCGATAACACATGAAAGGATATATCCACATTCTGAATCC
This window encodes:
- the LOC101764889 gene encoding Bowman-Birk type wound-induced proteinase inhibitor WIP1; protein product: MKISSTVLAILVLQAVLVSAAMAESNGLGASAKKSCCNSCTSWSGVYTCDDLLTKCAATCQNCAAVPTDKGTRYRCRDFLPEGCPCKAN